Proteins from a genomic interval of Candidatus Kuenenbacteria bacterium HGW-Kuenenbacteria-1:
- a CDS encoding tyrosine--tRNA ligase, translating to MSKIIIDEKKIDEVLTKGVEEVLIKDSLKKKLMSGKKLRIKFGIDPTGSVLHLGHAVILRKLREFQNLGHQVIFLIGDFTARIGDPTGRSITRKALANKEIVVNMKSYVKQAGLLLDMSKVEVKYNSKWLSKLSLDDLVALMSKVTYAQVAQRADFKERIKNDIDLSLQEFMYPVLQSYDSVILKADVEIGGTDQKFNLLMGRQLQKRYNQELQDIITCPLLEGLSGGDKMSKSLNNYIALMEKSEEMYGKIMSLTDNLIIKYFTLCTDISLNKIAEIKQEIDIDKINPRDLKMRLAFEITKIYHNENEAKKAEKHFIKVIQQKEIPDEITNYELRPSADGTNWKIIDLLVKVKMAGSKNEAKRLIKQNGIKVDNTVIKDINKIIEITENGVLLQKGKRQFVKIIKKL from the coding sequence ATGTCAAAAATTATAATTGATGAAAAAAAAATTGACGAAGTTTTAACCAAAGGCGTGGAGGAAGTTTTAATAAAGGATAGTTTGAAAAAAAAGTTAATGTCTGGTAAAAAATTAAGAATTAAGTTTGGCATTGATCCAACAGGTTCGGTTTTGCATTTAGGTCATGCTGTAATTTTGCGGAAATTAAGAGAATTTCAAAATTTGGGTCATCAAGTAATTTTTTTAATTGGCGATTTTACCGCTCGCATTGGAGATCCAACAGGTCGTTCCATAACCAGAAAAGCCTTAGCTAATAAAGAAATAGTTGTTAATATGAAAAGTTATGTTAAACAAGCCGGTTTGTTATTGGATATGTCTAAAGTAGAGGTAAAATATAATTCAAAATGGCTGTCTAAATTAAGTCTTGATGATTTAGTAGCGCTAATGTCAAAAGTCACCTATGCGCAGGTAGCGCAAAGGGCTGATTTTAAAGAAAGAATAAAAAATGATATTGATTTAAGTTTGCAGGAATTTATGTATCCTGTGTTGCAGAGTTATGATTCTGTTATTCTTAAAGCAGATGTAGAAATTGGCGGAACCGATCAAAAATTTAACCTGTTGATGGGTAGGCAGTTGCAAAAAAGATACAATCAAGAGTTGCAGGATATTATTACTTGTCCATTATTAGAAGGACTATCTGGTGGAGATAAAATGAGTAAAAGTCTTAATAATTATATTGCTCTTATGGAAAAAAGCGAAGAGATGTATGGCAAAATTATGTCTTTGACTGATAATTTAATTATAAAATATTTTACACTTTGTACTGATATATCATTAAATAAAATAGCCGAAATCAAGCAAGAAATTGATATTGATAAAATTAATCCGCGCGATTTAAAAATGCGTTTGGCTTTTGAAATTACAAAAATTTATCACAATGAAAATGAAGCAAAAAAGGCAGAAAAACATTTTATAAAAGTAATCCAACAAAAAGAAATACCTGATGAAATTACGAATTACGAATTACGTCCGTCAGCCGACGGAACGAATTGGAAAATAATAGATTTGTTAGTTAAGGTAAAAATGGCAGGCAGTAAAAATGAGGCAAAAAGATTAATTAAACAAAATGGGATTAAAGTGGACAACACCGTAATAAAAGATATAAATAAAATAATTGAGATTACTGAAAATGGCGTATTATTGCAAAAGGGCAAAAGGCAGTTTGTAAAAATAATTAAGAAATTATAA